The Candidatus Eisenbacteria bacterium genome contains the following window.
CCTGGATTTTCTGGTCCTCACTCTCCCCCTCACCGAGGAGACAAGGGGAATGATAGGAAAAGACGAGATTTCCTTGCTCAAGCCCACGTGTTGGATAATCAACGTCTCCAGGGGTCGAATAGTCGACGAAGACGACCTCGCTCGGGTGCTCGGCGAGGGAAAACTGGGAGGGTACGTCTCCGATGTTTTCGCCTCCGAACCTCTTCCTGAAGACAGCCCGCTGTGGAGACTCCCCAACGTGATTATCACGCCGCACTATGCCGCGTTGACACAGCCGGAAGAATTCGTGCCCCATTTCGCGGACAACCTGAAAAGATTCGCGAGGGGCGAGGCCCTTCTGTTCCGGATTGACAGGGAAAAAGGCTACTAGCCCCTGACGGTCTTGGCAAGGTTTCGCAACGACCTATCGTAGGTTCTCTCCGCTGCCGTCGGAAAGAGACAGCCCGGCGCCTCGTCACTCTTTCTGTGGTACGCTATGCACTCGCAACAATTTCCTTTTCTCGCGCAGGGTTCGTACGTGCACGTACAGTTCTTCAGGTTATTCTTCTGCGACGGGCAATCAACCATCATTACCTCTCTTGGACCACAACGTCGGAATCGGTTACGGAGAAGAGGGAAAGTAGAACAACGTCATGTTGATTCCGACCGTGTCCGTAATCAGAAGAATCGGCGTTAACACCGGCTCTTCGCCCACAAGCTCGCCGTAGATGCCCACCGGCTCGATCGGCGGTCCTTCGTCCGGATCAAGTTTGTGATTGTGATTCGTGTCCATGTAGCACATCACATAGTAACAGCCAAAGAACAACGGTGAACTGGTGTAGGCTCCAAACCCCAAGGGCAAAACCTGCACGTCAACCGGTTCCCCGGCGCCCCCCTGGGTCGGATCATCCGCAAAGAACACAACATAGGTCGTGTCTGATTCCGTCACTTCTCCCTTCGACACCGTACCGGAGATGGTGGAATACTGGAATTGATACTCGAGCTCGAAATTCACTCCGCTCCGAGTGTGGCCGGCAGAGACAGTGATCGGGTCGGGTTGGGCATCATCGTCGGTATCGTACATGCCACACGGTTCGCCGGCGTCAGGCTCCCCGGAGAGATTGAGATCCATGAACGCGCCTACGTAGCAGGTGCCCGGCGGAACGGGGTCGATGGTGTAGCTGCCCGGCCCGTCCATGATGGCAGATGCGACCGGATCCCTAAAACCGAGATCTCTGAATACGACTATGTTCACCGACGTGTATGGAGGCGTCCCGGAGTACTCGATGGTTCCGGAGACAGCGCCGGCGTCCCCTGTAACAAAGCTCCATGCGTACGCCGAAGCAAGATGATTCCCCGTCACGTCAGTTGCACCTGTGTTGACGCCGGCGTAATACGTTGCGTAATTCCCCAGATGACTGGCAGGCGTAAAGACGACCCTCGTGTCGCCGGCCTCCCACACGAAACTCCCGGCCAGGTTTCCACCGCCGGAAGCCCGCTGGACGTAAAAACTGGTTTCAACGGAAGTGCGATTCATCTTCTCACTGAACTCCGCCGTGACCGTGGCCGTAGTGTCCACACCGCGCTCGCCGTCCTCCGGGTCAGTGCTTGCCACGACCGGGGCAGTCGTGTCCAGTTCGCTGCTGCCCTCGAACCCGAGCGTTTGAGTGCCCATGGCATTGCCCGCCAGGTCCTTCACGGCCGTCACAGACAAAACGTAAGAAACGGACGCTTGGGCGGAAGTCTCGATGGACACTGTCTTCTCGTCAGCCAGAAGCACCACGCTCGAAATCGTAACCGGACTGCCACCGCCGGCGGGCGTTATTGAGTAGTGGGACGAGTTCTCTGACGAACTCTCCTCGACCTTCTCGTTGAAGACAACTTCCACGTGGTACACATCAATTCCCGTGGCCGAACTGACAATGGGAGGCGTGGTGTCCACGTCGGGCTCGGATGTGTCCTCTTTTCCACAGCCGGCCCCCACTACGAGAAGGCTCACAAACAGCGCGATCAGAACCCAGGAACTCGCTCTTTCACAATGCATCTTGGACCTCCTTGTTTCTCGACGGTCAAGAAGCCACCGAAGTGTCCGGACGCGATCGTGCCCCGACGGCGTGACTGATAGCACAGTGCCCCGCGCGTGTCAACCGACTGTCGCGCCGGGATCGGCGGAGCCTCCGGATCGTCACACGTCAAGACGACAGCCCGCGGTACTCGTCCGCGATTTGCCGCCGCGACCGCGGGAGCGTCCTTGACGCCCGCTTGTCCTGCATGCTAGCATGCAGGACAAGACGCAAGGGGGCAAGAGCGGACACACGTCTGACGTGCTTTTGTTGACTGAATCGTGGTTCACGTGGGGATTTGCGATGAAAATCTGTTTTCTCGGTGACGCTTCGATGAATCATGTGGCAAGGTGGGTGAACTACTTCGTTGATAGAGGACATGATTGCTTCGTGATCAGCCTGGAAATGGGCCAGAAGTTCAAGTGTCCATTTCATCACGTGCACATGCCTCCGCTTCCCCCCTTCGCCAAGTATCCTCTTTCCGCCCTCCTGGTTTCGAGCCTGGTGCGCAGCTTCGACCCCGACGTGATGAACGCCCTCTTCATACCGAACTACGGTCTTGTTGCGGCCATACTCAACGCCAGGCCGCTCGTCGTAACCACGATGGGTTCGGACGTTCTTGTCGCTCCGAAGAAGAGTCCATTTCATCGCTGGAGGACAAGATACGTGCTCTCCAAGGCCGACCTCGTCACCTCCGACGCGTGGATGATGACGGAGAAGATAATCTCCTTCGGAATCGAGGCCGGAAGAGTGCTCACCGTACCCATGGGTGTCGACAGCACAATATTCAACATGGAGGGAAGGACCCCGCACTCCATGAAGGAACCCCTGATCGTGAGCACGAGGCAGCTCGGACCGCTTTACAACGTCTCACAGCTCGTCGACGCCATCCCAGAGATCCTGAGAGCGGTCCCGGGGGCCAGATTCGTAATCGCCGGCACCGGCTCGGAGCAGCAGAAGCTGGTCGAGGCGACGAAGCGTTACGCCATATCGGCATCCGTGAGCTTCCCGGGATGGCTGGACCCTCTTCAACTCTCGTCTCTTCTCAAAGAGGCCACGATCTACGTCTCGACCTCGACGTCAGACAGCACGTCCGTTTCTCTTCTCGAGGCCATGGCCTGCGGCACGTTCCCCGTCGTGAGTAATATTGCAGGAAACAGGGAGTGGATTGAGAATGGAATAAACGGGCTTCTCTTCGGGCTAGGAGGCCCTTCCCCGCTTGGCAAGGCAATCGTAGGTGCATTGTCTAACGAGCAACTCATCGCTTCTGCCACGGGAAAGAACAAGGAGATCATCGAGAAAAAGGCAATCTGGACCGACAACATGTCGGTCGTGGAGGGCGCGCTTGCAGTGCTCGGCAAGTGAGCAGGACCGGCAGAAGCAGGAGAGCAAGTACGAGGATCGGCGCAGGCTCTGATTGCGGTTCTAGAAGATCGCTGCGACCGCCGAGGCAACAAGACTCGCAACACCCGACGGAAAAATCCCAATCACAATTGTGCCAAGAACACAGATCGTAAGGGCCACGATTGTCGCCCGCGACGA
Protein-coding sequences here:
- a CDS encoding DUF6485 family protein, whose translation is MVDCPSQKNNLKNCTCTYEPCARKGNCCECIAYHRKSDEAPGCLFPTAAERTYDRSLRNLAKTVRG
- a CDS encoding Ig-like domain-containing protein, with the translated sequence MHCERASSWVLIALFVSLLVVGAGCGKEDTSEPDVDTTPPIVSSATGIDVYHVEVVFNEKVEESSSENSSHYSITPAGGGSPVTISSVVLLADEKTVSIETSAQASVSYVLSVTAVKDLAGNAMGTQTLGFEGSSELDTTAPVVASTDPEDGERGVDTTATVTAEFSEKMNRTSVETSFYVQRASGGGNLAGSFVWEAGDTRVVFTPASHLGNYATYYAGVNTGATDVTGNHLASAYAWSFVTGDAGAVSGTIEYSGTPPYTSVNIVVFRDLGFRDPVASAIMDGPGSYTIDPVPPGTCYVGAFMDLNLSGEPDAGEPCGMYDTDDDAQPDPITVSAGHTRSGVNFELEYQFQYSTISGTVSKGEVTESDTTYVVFFADDPTQGGAGEPVDVQVLPLGFGAYTSSPLFFGCYYVMCYMDTNHNHKLDPDEGPPIEPVGIYGELVGEEPVLTPILLITDTVGINMTLFYFPSSP
- a CDS encoding glycosyltransferase family 4 protein, with the translated sequence MKICFLGDASMNHVARWVNYFVDRGHDCFVISLEMGQKFKCPFHHVHMPPLPPFAKYPLSALLVSSLVRSFDPDVMNALFIPNYGLVAAILNARPLVVTTMGSDVLVAPKKSPFHRWRTRYVLSKADLVTSDAWMMTEKIISFGIEAGRVLTVPMGVDSTIFNMEGRTPHSMKEPLIVSTRQLGPLYNVSQLVDAIPEILRAVPGARFVIAGTGSEQQKLVEATKRYAISASVSFPGWLDPLQLSSLLKEATIYVSTSTSDSTSVSLLEAMACGTFPVVSNIAGNREWIENGINGLLFGLGGPSPLGKAIVGALSNEQLIASATGKNKEIIEKKAIWTDNMSVVEGALAVLGK